In one window of Tursiops truncatus isolate mTurTru1 chromosome 5, mTurTru1.mat.Y, whole genome shotgun sequence DNA:
- the C5H4orf54 gene encoding uncharacterized protein C4orf54 homolog, with amino-acid sequence MLSFHFWESQGRPTDAAPSVADGIQTPSCRWCQANNWTEQLSYGKLATVSAGAAAPWPQTTSAAPSRSLPSSLSLARAPPQGLKNRKLVAAAAVVPIALGPIQARGTLLRATLQPLQGQGGARDRPGAPHCLLLSLKPRRGLRMEGAPPELNLQARPKEVREGVSGAQDRQELKQQLRPLLKPSASSQREEKYVEMRTSAGVQRDSPRTMRLTLEQRPGDQRGSSSPKEKAQDEAGSQECEAPAPQKNPASLEASGPQFSGTDEGSSLSSPSSALVDKAEEGGLSKTGDTTTSTGALATSSSLLDFESDSGENAVSCQPKGGEEGEKPGGGERTECRDMIAKSQGSRDPPQNQEAHYITTHEIQLSEVEQDTDFDVGLASRWDFEDNNVIYSFVDYASFGGSDETPEDVTTPSEEDDDNSCYLSTAPSTDATRTPSPTDSDPARPSADSSGGDTSSTEVGSGPSDSNPTPPATGPGTATPCEPLLQPLEAASAVASSCGSAAGQILLSIKPTSRAINEPSNVCAKQNIIYAAKHEGDMSLRVSTAAEHNSSSLKQDPAAAVAQDHAKKFIAVPARLQTRCGAVRAKELVDSSSGASSAVSELDDADKEVRNLTSRAFRSLAYPYFEALNISSRESSSLSEVGFGRWSAFLDLKCAGVGARVEQSLLRSSAASMAAGLRKGSGARTTADQLYIQSKKSQTKALEFVVSKVEGEIKHVETPLCFQKQVQSGSHVVTLLEPLNLRSESKASSAAGPCRATKGPSKGPGSVYTDDGSETSEGSRLASRADGPQKKSKFASSLLKNVISKKMQREHEFKMERGEVSDTSHHNLSSTSKETEGTPPGGEKQREKGLQRQSSRHSEAGSEYTVVSVSDAGGEGSVAGSKSPVFKASAPRESHAGSGRNFADGPPVEVCEIKKSASETVKSIFLRSQNSAFRSWKEKEADKREEKAPIGKLKLPKGGDWRADLGEISASKSTIMSRLFVPNIQQTPKDKQPGKQATKHPAAQATSTAVVRPKAPEIKIRLGSVQQPGSDFNIAKLLTPKLASGGASNLFKTTEDNSRAQQKLFRGDNLEKVPQFQVRDVRDKSKAQGPLHQVRDVRKLIKASGDSSDKGSVTPEQGLTGPKPRPLAPAAGGSESLSPMVITCQAVVNQREDGTDREPRENVGMEGSSRALNSSSPEGTVLVHRASGRLPVATIAPNKPEQGSYLPVLKIVSKAQKTPEKAKEEEVKEEGRGPKTSRNALEKLTAAVRSMEELYSFNRNEWKRKSDPLPLMTDSHVLSLIASEEREGAGGAERDPDKLAKRVGGAEERGAGHKGAGVVLRGGPIERLQRRNSNPSAESVSARAAAFENLARERPRSLYIPPVHKDVDRTQPLPPLPSHRNVLTVSASSTQKTGGVAGKFPQGPAAESPSAAKGIKSQGLRSLKISPATRASLEEVTNRKNGSHLEKSHSDCENYLTIPVKGSSAAGELPGRPGAGREAPPSSATTLCSLPPLSARSQVPSSPKGSQVSGTSRPAWRTKPDDPRGTVAAPAEPQSPEHPPTTIYHQQLLPFTLQGAQPQVLCFSPPGMPAPAPVGPAPVPTDPFQQPQPPQTQRKMLLDVTTGQYYLVDTPVQPMTRRLFDPETGQYVDVPMTSQQQAVAPMSLPGPPLALSPGAYGPAYMIYPGFLPTVLPANALQPTPIAHTPRGAELSPVAAEPPSKEAAASFTEAPYFMSSGQSPTSSSAPAATSQLVGAKGFAQLHGKPVISITSQPLGPRIIAPPSFDGTTMSFVVEHR; translated from the coding sequence CTACTCTGCAGCCCCtccagggccagggaggggcccGGGACCGCCCCGGTGCTCCCCATTGTCTTCTCCTGTCACTGAAACCTAGGCGAGGGCTCAGAATGGAAGGCGCCCCTCCTGAGCTGAATCTGCAGGCCAGACCGAAGGAGGTCAGGGAGGGGGTGAGCGGAGCTCAAGATCGCCAGGAGCTCAAGCAGCAGCTGCGGCCACTTCTCAAGCCATCGGCCTCCTCGCAGCGAGAAGAGAAATATGTGGAGATGCGCACTTCAGCTGGAGTGCAGAGGGACAGTCCCCGGACCATGAGACTTACTCTGGAGCAGCGCCCGGGGGATCAGAGGGGCTCTAGCAGCCCCAAGGAGAAAGCCCAAGACGAAGCCGGCAGCCAAGAGTGTGAGGCTCCAGCCCCCCAGAAGAATCCTGCCTCCCTGGAAGCCTCCGGACCCCAGTTCTCCGGCACTGATGAAGGCAGCAGCCTCTCGTCTCCCTCCTCCGCCCTGGTGGACAAAGCAGAGGAAGGTGGCCTTTCCAAGACGGGTGATACCACCACATCCACGGGGGCTCTGGCCACCTCGTCCTCACTGCTAGACTTTGAGAGTGACAGTGGTGAGAACGCAGTGAGCTGCCAGCCCAAGGgaggagaagaaggggaaaaaccaggaggaggagagagaaccGAGTGCAGAGACATGATTGCCAAGTCTCAGGGCAGCAGGGACCCCCCCCAGAATCAGGAGGCTCACTACATCACCACCCACGAGATCCAGCTGAGCGAGGTAGAGCAGGACACAGATTTCGACGTGGGCCTGGCCTCCCGCTGGGATTTCGAGGACAACAACGTGATCTACTCATTCGTGGACTATGCTTCCTTTGGTGGCAGCGACGAGACCCCAGAGGACGTCACCACGCCGAGCGAAGAGGACGATGACAACAGCTGCTACCTCAGCACCGCTCCCAGCACCGACGCCACCCGGACACCCAGCCCCACCGACAGTgaccccgcccgccccagcgcgGACAGCAGCGGTGGCGACACCAGCAGCACGGAAGTGGGCAGCGGCCCCTCGGACAGCAACCCCACTCCCCCAGCCACGGGGCCTGGCACTGCCACCCCGTGTGAGCCCTTGCTGCAGCCGCTGGAGGCAGCCTCAGCCGTCGCAAGCAGCTGCGGGAGTGCAGCAGGCCAGATCCTCCTATCAATCAAACCGACTTCCCGGGCTATAAATGAGCCTAGCAACGTGTGTGCAAAGCAAAACATTATTTACGCTGCCAAGCATGAAGGCGACATGAGCCTCCGCGTCTCTACAGCTGCTGAACACAATTCAAGTTCACTGAAGCAAGACCCGGCTGCAGCCGTGGCTCAGGACCATGCGAAGAAATTCATCGCCGTCCCTGCTCGCCTGCAAACGCGGTGCGGGGCCGTCCGGGCGAAGGAGCTGGTGGACTCCTCCAGCGGGGCCTCCAGTGCCGTGAGCGAGCTGGACGACGCCGACAAAGAGGTGCGTAACCTGACCTCCCGGGCCTTCCGGAGCCTCGCTTACCCCTACTTTGAGGCTCTGAACATCAGTTCCCGGGAGTCCTCGTCGCTCTCCGAAGTCGGCTTTGGGCGCTGGTCGGCCTTCCTGGACTTGAAATGCGCAGGCGTTGGAGCCAGGGTGGAACAGAGTCTCCTCAGGAGCAGCGCTGCCTCTATGGCTGCGGGTCTGAGGAAGGGCAGTGGGGCCAGGACGACCGCAGACCAGCTCTACATCCAGTCCAAGAAGTCCCAGACCAAGGCCTTGGAGTTCGTGGTCAGCAAAGTCGAGGGGGAGATCAAACACGTGGAGACACCTCTGTGTTTCCAGAAGCAGGTCCAGTCGGGCTCCCACGTGGTCACCCTTCTCGAGCCTCTGAATTTACGCAGTGAGAGCAAAGCCAGCTCCGCCGCGGGGCCCTGCAGGGCCACCAAAGGCCCCAGCAAGGGCCCCGGGTCAGTGTACACGGATGATGGCTCGGAGACCTCTGAGGGCAGCAGGCTTGCCTCCCGAGCTGACGGCCCCCAGAAGAAGTCCAAGTTTGCTTCCAGTCTGCTCAAAAACGTCATCTCCAAGAAGATGCAGCGGGAACATGAGTTCAAAATGGAGAGGGGAGAAGTCAGTGACACATCCCACCATAACCTCTCCAGCACCTCCAAGGAGACGGAGGGCACTCCCCCCGGGGGTGAGAAGCAGCGGGAGAAGGGCCTGCAGAGGCAGAGTTCTCGCCACTCGGAGGCCGGCTCTGAGTACACGGTGGTCAGCGTGTCTGATGCAGGTGGGGAGGGGTCCGTAGCTGGGTCTAAATCCCCAGTTTTCAAAGCCAGTGCCCCTCGGGAGAGCCATGCAGGCTCCGGCCGTAATTTCGCCGATGGACCCCCGGTAGAAGTGTGTGAAATTAAAAAGAGTGCATCAGAGACTGTCAAGAGCATCTTCCTCCGTAGTCAGAACAGTGCATTCCGGTCATGGAAGGAGAAGGAGGCTGACAAGCGGGAAGAAAAGGCCCCCATCGGGAAGCTGAAACTCCCCAAAGGGGGCGACTGGAGGGCTGATCTCGGGGAGATCTCTGCCAGTAAGTCCACCATCATGTCTCGCCTCTTTGTCCCCAACATCCAGCAGACACCCAAGGACAAGCAGCCGGGCAAGCAGGCCACCAAGCACCCCGCTGCCCAGGCCACCTCCACAGCAGTGGTCAGGCCCAAGGCTCCCGAGATCAAGATCCGGCTGGGAAGCGTGCAGCAGCCGGGCTCGGACTTCAACATCGCCAAGTTGCTCACACCCAAACTGGCCAGTGGCGGCGCCTCGAACCTCTTCAAGACCACTGAGGACAACAGCAGGGCACAGCAGAAACTCTTCCGGGGGGACAACCTGGAAAAAGTGCCCCAGTTCCAGGTGAGAGATGTCAGGGACAAGTCCAAGGCCCAAGGCCCCCTCCACCAGGTAAGAGATGTCCGGAAACTCATCAAAGCGTCAGGGGACAGCAGTGACAAGGGCAGCGTTACCCCAGAGCAGGGGCTGACCGGGCCCAAACCCAGGCCGCTGGCTCCTGCAGCTGGTGGCTCGGAATCCCTGTCCCCCATGGTGATTACATGCCAGGCTGTGGTGAACCAGAGGGAAGACGGCACAGACCGAGAGCCCAGGGAGAACGTGGGCATGGAGGGCAGCAGCAGGGCCTTGAATTCCTCCTCGCCGGAAGGGACAGTCTTGGTTCACAGGGCATCTGGCAGGCTGCCCGTGGCCACCATCGCCCCCAATAAGCCTGAGCAGGGCTCGTACCTGCCCGTGCTCAAGATCGTCTCCAAGGCTCAGAAGACCCCAGAGAAGGCCAAGGAGGAGGAGgtcaaggaggaaggaagaggcccCAAGACATCTCGCAATGCTCTGGAGAAGCTGACGGCGGCTGTGAGGTCCATGGAAGAGCTGTACAGCTTCAACAGGAACGAGTGGAAGCGGAAAAGCGACCCCTTGCCCCTGATGACCGACAGCCACGTCCTGTCGCTCATCGCcagtgaggagagagaaggggccgGGGGTGCTGAGCGGGACCCCGACAAGTTGGCCAAACGGGTGGGTGGGGCGGAAGAGCGGGGCGCCGGGCACAAAGGCGCAGGTGTGGTCCTGCGAGGGGGCCCCATAGAGCGTCTGCAGCGGAGGAACTCCAACCCGAGCGCCGAGAGTGTGTCCGCCCGCGCGGCCGCCTTTGAGAACCTGGCCAGGGAGAGGCCCCGGTCCCTCTATATCCCCCCGGTGCACAAGGATGTGGACAgaacccagcccctgcccccgctCCCCAGCCACCGGAACGTGCTCACAGTGAGCGCCAGCAGCACCCAGAAAACTGGGGGTGTCGCTGGCAAGTTCCCACAAGGCCCCGCTGCAGAGAGCCCTTCGGCGGCAAAGGGCATCAAATCGCAGGGACTCCGGTCTCTCAAGATCTCTCCGGCCACTCGGGCATCTCTCGAAGAGGTGACCAACAGGAAGAATGGCAGCCATCTGGAAAAGAGCCACAGCGACTGCGAGAATTACCTGACCATCCCCGTTAAAGGGAGCTCTGCAGCTGGGGAGCTTCCAGGCAGgcctggggcggggagggaggcccctccctcctcagccacCACTCTCTGCAGCTTGCCCCCGCTGAGTGCCCGCAGTCAGGTCCCCAGTAGCCCCAAAGGCTCTCAGGTCAGCGGAACCAGCCGGCCAGCTTGGCGCACCAAGCCTGACGACCCCCGGGGCACGGTAGCTGCCCCCGCAGAGCCACAGAGCCCCGAGCATCCCCCCACCACGATCTACCACCAGCAGCTGCTGCCCTTCACCCTCCAGGGGGCCCAGCCCCAGGTCCTCTGCTTCTCCCCACCAGGCATGCCTGCCCCGGCACCTGTGGGCCCAGCTCCGGTCCCCACAGACCCCTTCCAGCAGCCGCAGCCTCCGCAGACCCAGCGCAAGATGCTCCTGGATGTGACAACCGGCCAGTACTATCTGGTGGACACACCAGTACAGCCCATGACCCGGAGACTGTTTGACCCCGAGACGGGGCAGTATGTGGACGTGCCCATGACCTCCCAGCAGCAGGCTGTGGCTCCCATGTCCCTCCCCGGGCCTCCCTTGGCCCTGAGTCCGGGGGCCTACGGCCCCGCCTACATGATCTACCCCGGGTTTCTGCCCACGGTGCTGCCCGCCAATGCCCTGCAGCCCACGCCAATTGCTCACACTCCAAGGGGCGCCGAGCTCTCCCCCGTGGCAGCAGAGCCCCCCAGCAAAGAGGCAGCTGCATCTTTCACCGAGGCCCCTTACTTCATGTCCTCCGGTcagtctcccacctcctcctctgccccagcGGCCACATCCCAGCTGGTGGGGGCCAAGGGCTTTGCCCAGCTGCATGGCAAGCCTGTCATCAGCATCACTTCGCAGCCCCTGGGGCCGCGGATCATCGCCCCCCCCTCCTTTGACGGCACCACCATGAGCTTCGTGGTGGAACACAGATGA